One Fusarium falciforme chromosome 12, complete sequence DNA window includes the following coding sequences:
- a CDS encoding Ornithine aminotransferase has product MSTKSGEPLSNAAQELLQLEEKYSVGGFAPTPGFLVSGKGSTLIDVDGREIIDFVTMFSATNMGHGHPKLIEAVVETMRKTTLINMSTHYAGWPKLAKELCERFGYDKVTAMVSGAEAADTACKIARKWGIIHKGIAPEEVLVLGTSDNYHGLTSGIWPIMTPGSQEVRISPTDTLRTGEVLRYGHVEDFEAVFEEFHGRISGVIMECIHGKLPTSQEEIDFASGVRQLCKKYNILFISDEIRMGSAKTGKFLCSD; this is encoded by the exons ATGTCTACTAAGTCTGGCGAACCCCTCTCTAACGCTGCCCAAGAGCTGCTGCAGCTTGAGGAGAAGTACTCCGTCGGTGGTTTCGCGCCCACGCCAGGCTTCCTTGTGTCAGGCAAGGGTTCCACCCTCATT GATGTCGATGGAAGGGAAATCATCGACTTTGTCACCATGTTTAGTGCCACCAACATGGGACATGGCCATCCCAAGCTGATCGAGGCTGTTGTCGAAACCATGCGAAAGA CTACCCTTATCAACATGTCTACTCACTACGCTGGATGGCCGAAATTGGCCAAGGAGCTTTGCGAGCGATTTGGCTACGACAAGGTGACAGCCATGGTTTCAGgcgctgaggctgctgataCTGCTTGTAAAATTGCTCGCAAGTGGGGTATTATACACAAGGGAATTGCTCCAGAGGAGGTTCTCGTTCTTGGAACCTCTGACAATTACCATGGCTTGACCTCCGGCATCTGGCCCATTATGACCCCTGGTAGCCAAGAAG TAAGAATATCACCAACCGACACCCTCCGGACGGGCGAGGTGCTCCGATACGGCCACGTCGAAGACTTTGAGGCTGTGTTTGAGGAGTTCCATGGCCGAATTAGTGGCGTCATTATGGAGTGTATCCATGGAAAGCTGCC TACCTCTCAGGAGGAGATCGACTTTGCCAGCGGAGTCCGCCAGCTGTGCAAAAAGTACAACATTCTCTTCATCTCTGATGAGATACGAATGGGTTCCGCCAAGACTGGAAAGTTCCTCTGCAGTGATTAG
- a CDS encoding Ornithine aminotransferase: MITLGKSITGRAFPASYILSNNQAMSLVESFQTGGTFTMAPAAVAATTAALKIYDEEKLCEKAFVIEAKWKETTSKWDYPWIKYVTSRGADMSIATEQRYGTVTPRRIARLAWQKGLFIYPTKAAIRVYMALTISDEELEKGLSILTNVMDEIESYGDIPGSIHPSDDAKHGGY; this comes from the coding sequence ATGATTACTCTGGGCAAGTCCATCACTGGCAGAGCGTTCCCGGCTTCATACATTCTTAGCAACAACCAGGCCATGTCACTTGTTGAGTCGTTCCAAACTGGAGGTACCTTTACCATGGCCCCTGCAGCTGTTGCAGCCACCACCGCAGCCTTGAAGATCTacgatgaggagaagctttGCGAAAAGGCTTTCGTGATTGAAGCCAAGTGGAAGGAGACTACATCCAAGTGGGACTACCCCTGGATCAAGTACGTCACCTCTCGAGGCGCCGACATGAGCATTGCGACCGAGCAAAGGTATGGCACTGTCACCCCTCGTCGTATTGCGAGACTTGCGTGGCAGAAGGGGCTATTCATCTATCCCACCAAGGCCGCCATCCGTGTGTACATGGCGTTGACCATCTCcgacgaggagctggagaagggatTGAGTATCTTGACAAACGTGATGGATGAGATTGAGTCGTACGGAGATATTCCTGGCTCTATCCATCCGTCTGATGATGCTAAGCACGGGGGTTACTAG